The genomic segment CACGCAGACTCACTCCTCGTCAAGGCGGGTTCTGGGGTCCTCACGCTTGGGATTCCCGGAAGCTCCGGGATTCCAGCTTCCATAGCCGGAAAGACGATTGTTGCCCGGTATAATAGTGTTGATTCCATCAAGGATATCTTCGAGGCTTACGGAAATGAGATAGCCTGTCTCATCGTTGAACCCGTGCCCGGGAACATGGGCGTCATCCTTCCGAAGAAGGGCTACCTTGAGAGCCTCAGAGAACTCACGGGAAAGCATGGGATCGTTCTCATATTCGACGAGGTCATGAGCGGATTTAGGGTTTCCTATTCCGGTGCACAGGGATTCTACGGTATAAAGCCAGATCTTACGACCCTCGGGAAGGTCATTGGCGGTGGGCTCCCCGTAGGAGCTTTCGGGGGAAGAGCTGGGATTATGTCGAAGATCGCTCCTGAGGGTCCGGTCTATCAGGCGGGAACTCTCTCCGGAAATCCGCTTGCAATGACTGCAGGGATCGAAACGCTGAAGGCTTTGCAGAAGCCCGGGACCTACGATTATCTTGAAAGCATTTCGGCAAAAATTGCCGATGGTTTGAAAAGTGCTGCCGAGAAACATGGCGTGCCGGTTACGCTGAACAGGATCGGCTCGATGATGACGCTCTTCTTCACCGGAGAGGATGTCTTCGATTACGAATCGGCGACGCTGTCAGACACAATGAAGTACTCGAAATTTTTCCACAAGATGCTTGAGCGCGGGATCAATCTACCTCCGTCACAGTTTGAAGCCTTTTTTGTCTCTACGGTTCACACCGAGGAAGATATGGTCAGAACCATCGCGGCCGCCGATGATTGTTTCAGGGAGCTGCACTGACGAACCAGAATTTTTAGATACCCGAGGCCAAGCGCTACCATTCTGTCATCTTAAAAAGCCTTTAAGATGTC from the Acidobacteriota bacterium genome contains:
- the hemL gene encoding glutamate-1-semialdehyde 2,1-aminomutase is translated as MSKLFEEAKKYMPGGVNSPVRAFKAVGGEPVFFKKGMGSRIYDVDGKEYIDYVLSWGPLILGHSHPDVVSALKQQSEKGTSFGAPTGLEVALAKMIIEAIPGMEKVRMVNSGTEATMSAIRLARGYTGRDIVVKMEGCYHGHADSLLVKAGSGVLTLGIPGSSGIPASIAGKTIVARYNSVDSIKDIFEAYGNEIACLIVEPVPGNMGVILPKKGYLESLRELTGKHGIVLIFDEVMSGFRVSYSGAQGFYGIKPDLTTLGKVIGGGLPVGAFGGRAGIMSKIAPEGPVYQAGTLSGNPLAMTAGIETLKALQKPGTYDYLESISAKIADGLKSAAEKHGVPVTLNRIGSMMTLFFTGEDVFDYESATLSDTMKYSKFFHKMLERGINLPPSQFEAFFVSTVHTEEDMVRTIAAADDCFRELH